The genomic stretch gaaaaagatttaaaaatgtatgcttCAACATCTTTAGAGCAACACTCAATTGAAATGTTTTGACTGACCTTGGGATATTGCCAGtttaggaaatgaaaaagaataaaaaaaaaaaaaaatcccacagagCATGGTGGAAACTGATTTTCAGTGCCCCAATCTAAACAAAGCGATGGCCTCATTTTCACATGGTTTCAAAAGAACAAGGTGTTCTGCTACCATATTAagcaacccccccaaaaaaaaaaacacacaccctccataaaaaaccccaaaaccttaaaaaaaacccacaccactcCAAGCAGCAATACAGcacaaataatttattcttctcAAGTTAACAGCAGCTTTGGGAGCTTTTTAATTCACCTGTATCTCTGACACCTTCATTTGCTCAGCCAGTTGCAAACAGGagtgaaaagaaaggagagtgTCATTGCACAGGCCACTGAGGATATCACCATGTTTTAGAtggcactgcagcagagaaTGATGCTTCAGGCTTTGCCTAAAAGACAGACATATAATCAGATATTTTATCGTCAGAAGTGATCACACCATGACTTAGCACAAATCCAAGTAACTGATTTTTCTATTTAGGCTTTTATACAACACTAATTGGTGCAAAACCTGTGTACACCGAAACCAGAAATTTAGAGAGAACAACCTTCTTCACAGCCACATACAAACACAAAGGAGAGGCAGGATGAAAGTGCAAGACAGCACAACTCAGGCCAAAACCACCTACAAACCTGCAGGGTCAGACCTCTTAAGATTATTTGTTCAGACAAATTTTCCAAGTTTTCTTCTGCACTGTGGTATAAAAAGTCAAGCTTCTGTTACCTTTGATGCACGATTCCTACCTGCCTTCACTGACAGAATCTTTAAAAGGTTCTGCTCACTAGGTAAActtagaaattaaatttctaGATTTACTTCTGGCTAAATCGGATTCTCTAATTTCAATAGTATTTGAAACTCTGAACATAAAGCTATTGAAACACTGACTATTTAGAATTACAGTCTGTTTATCTTACTATAAATCCAAAGAATTCAATGACATACTTGATGATGAACTTCCACGTATTGGCGTGAAGAGCATGGTCCATGTTAGAAATGACAGAGCATATCTCCAGCACAGTGTGGATTACTAAGGAGgaataacaacagcaacaactgaGTTACATCAGATACATGAGTTCACAGTTATGCTACTCTCCGAGAGCACTAATATTACCACATTGACATCAAATCAGAAAAATAGTTCAGTACTTAGGTGCTGCTCCTTTCCTACAAACCTACACAACATGCTCCATTCCAGAGAAagtttcaggagaaaaatggaaatatttacaGCTTCAGAATGCTGCTTTCTGGGAGGCTGATCAGGACAGCAGGAACTGAGCATACTTAGAACcctgttttaaaaattcaggCATACTCTCTATAGAAAAAAGACtgagaaaactaaaaaaaagtgttagatcCACATATACCTGACACCATATCTGTGATGTTATCTTCAGTAGAAGCAGAGCCCACAGAAATTTTGTCAAGCAGTTCcatcagctgcttctgaagaGAGTAAGTTTCCTTGAACATAGCTTGTAAGAGGTCAGAAATCAAGTGAAGTTGCCCACAGTACACAGATTCACTGTCCTGTAGGAAATAGAGAAgaagaggtttaaaaaaaaagttcaggaATCACAGCCTGATTTTTCATGTGCTGAGCTTTGTCCAATGttacactgaggaaaaaaaagcaaagacataCCTACTGTAACTCAATATACAGCCAGGTCTACACATTCTGCTACCAACCCCTGTTTGTTAAATACAAAATGCTATTCACCTGCAGCCTCCCTAACAACTAATGTTGCAGGGGGAGTAATgtcatcctgccctgctctaGGGAGTTTAACGAGGCTTTGGATTCAGCCTCAATATACAAACCTACGATCATACTTCTGAACAAAACAGTGCAATGTTAGCAACAAAGGGAGCAGCATACCAAATATTCCCCAATACTTTCAAATTAGAATTGTTAGATATTTGGCACTAGAGTTCAAGTCCTGACATGGAAAACTGATGTAAATGTTTccataaaaaaagacaaattgaaaagtgaaaattaagGCTATTGTGTCCTTATGAAAACCTTGTTCTATCTTCACTGTTCtagaaaaaattactgttgcATTGTGTAAACCATTTaacaattaaatttaaattaaaaaaaaaaaatcagcagcaatattatttcaaaataggATCATCTTACAAAATGCTTCCTAAAAGCCAACCAGTATAAGAATTTCTCTCCTTCTAACATGGACCTACCTTGCAGTGTGTAAATGTGTTCTTTATTACATAAAGTACAGAGGCTGGAAGGGTGCGGATGCTCTCCAGAGGCACACACTCCTGCAGCATGCAGACGTATCGTACACAACCAGTCAGAGTCTCCAATAGTTGCACCAGAGTCTTAAAGCAAGAGTAAACAACAACAATGAATGTTTTCACTTCTGCAATGATTTCAAAAGCACGTTTCCTTAGCTGAATTGCACCTAGGGTTTTATGGCATTTAAAGTTCACTGATATTTGCATAAATTAGTTTGTTAAGGATGAATGAAGCtctataaaataataaaagcaattcCAGAGCCTTTCTCCAAAACTATATGCTCTTCATACTTCTGTTGACTGATGTTCTCAatttacaaacattttaaaattcagaattaaACGACTGTATAAATAGGTGCCAGATTCACTCTTTAAATACAGAGAATCACATTCTATTTGCACTAGAAACTTGAGCAGAATTTGAGATTTAGGATTTAGTGGTTTTAAATAATGGTTAGCATCACAAGCTAGATGTAATCAAATCATGCACAAAATGTTAATTGAACTTCAACTGCAAAGGATGATCAAGTTACATTTTAGCTGCCTGGTTAACAGCTGGCAAAAAATATCCTAAAAATCTTTTAACTGTTTAAGTAAAAtcaaagaataatttaaatattcCTTTGGTAACATATTTCACAGGACTTGCCTGTAGAAGGCTCCTCACAGTATTGCATAACTCTGTATTCTGGCTGGTTAATCCTTTGGCCTCACTGGATAATTCATACATCAAGTTATCAAATAACTGTAGAGTCTgtcaaaacaaaccaaacattttatttagaaacacaCATGCAAATACCAATACCATTCTGTATCTACTTGCTTCCTTGGCAGGGAGTCACAGGCTACTGACATAAGACAGCAGAAAATAACACTTTCTAGCGCTGGAATCACAAAGCACTATATACCAAGAAGTACAAATTGCCTTATGGTTTTCCCAAATTACAGACAGAAGCTACAGGACCTGTTACTTTTTCTAAAACCTATTAAAAGACAGAGTTCACAGCTAATTCACTTGAAATATGTACCTCATCCtaccaaagattttttttttacttagttAGTTAAAACCATATCATTCAAaaaacttttcattttgtttcagatttttattttttgaaagattATTAAATTTTtgaatacataaaaaaataacactatAATCTACAAACAACAATAATTTCTCCTTTGGTTGAGGTCTCTGGATATTTGATGAGTGCTACTGCTGAGACTGcaaagacactgaggtgcttCCAGACATCAGTGGGACACTACATAAGCTGGTAGGGTACAGTAATCCTTTTTCAGAATATGCCTGTTTTGAGGCATTTTTCTTGTTATCTCCAAAATTTGCTAAAGgacataaaataaacaaaatggaaaacaagtgGCCATTTTTACAGGCTTCTTAAAAGATACAAGCTGAGGCCTGAAACTTAAATAAGGAACATAAGTAAATTTCACATTTATTCATTATATGTAAGCACTGGATTCTTCAGTTTATTTGTCCTGAGAGGCTACCTCATGTAAAAATTCTCCAGCTCATTTTATAAAAAGCCCAATCTTTTCAAAAGAACAATTCAATTACTGTATCTAGAAAGCGGAACACTGTATGTTCAACCCTCTCCCCACCATGAAGAGTGGCAACAATCACAAAAACAATCCcttgtggtttaaaccatgacacaatcCAACAAAAACTGCTGGAacttttaaaaggtaaaatttcAATTTGAAGTTATAACATAGAGTAGCTAGTAGTGAGGAAAATTCCACATTCAATTGAAACTGTCATACCTTTGGTAATACTttagagaaaaatgtttgttcCAGATCAGCGAGGCTGATATGGGGCAAAAACATTTCAGTCAGGATTCTTAAAACACctgcaaagcaaaatatttaagcattaaagaaaaacaatgagaTTATCAGAATTACGTAGCAAGCTACCAGATGAAACAAAGAACCGCATCAAGCAGAAACAGATCAGGTATTTGATTTTGAGAGAGTCAACACAATATTTGCCACAAATGCATTATCTGAGAAATAACGGCTCCAACATGCATAAACACATCAATAATAGCATCACACCTGACTACACTTAGTTGAAGGCTAAGCACAATTGTTTGCCCATGGAACTACAATTTCCCATACTCAAAACTGCAGAGAGATGCACATTGAACATGTTAGTTGGCATTAATACACAACAGCGAATGTTAGCGAGACTCCTGAACGTTTACATATCAGCCACATTTTCTTATCACTATCAGGTGTTACAGGAGTTTTGCCACTTGTAAGACAGCAACCAAAAAGACAGTGAAATACAAGATTAAAAGCACCCTCATTTAAAAGATCTAAAAATCAGTagtgggaaggaaaaagcagcctTACATGCATAGGTTCTTTATGGGCTTTTATAAAGCTTATTCAACATGCTATTCACATAACATGCAAGATCCAGCAGGACTACTGAAGATCACAAATGTCACTAGTTACAGCATAAGCATTTTTAAGTAGTGCAGAATTTACAATGCAATTGCAATACAGTGATCCACAGGAAGAAGAGACACTTCTTGTCACTACTTACGAATATGCTCATTCCAGTCTTCAGACTCTTGATACATAGAGTAAGAAAACGTTAAAGAAACTCTCTGCCATGAAAGTTATGGTTAAAGCTTCTGCAGAAGCCACAGTGACTTCTCTCACACTGCTCCACGTACACTTCATTCACTGTATGAGATTGGTGGGGATACTCCATAACCAGTACAGGTACCTCAGTACCTGAACAATCAACACAAGTACTTTTACAGTGCATTGGAGAACAAGTCTTGGAAGTTTCGGGATGGGGGAAATTACATACAGTACTTAATTAACCTCACGCTATTTTCTACCATGcaacttttatttcagtgaaaggCTGCACTCGTTTCCAGCACAACAGCCGGCACACAggttttctgtcctgtgtcagCCCCTTACGAAGGTGCAGCACTTTGCCTCCCAGGGATTTACCTGCTCaaactgtgctgcaggaggaacaCCCTCACCCCCCTCCCGTAATTTCGGGGTGGCTCCCCCGCAACCACCCAGCAGCCGAACCGCTCTCCCGGGAAGGATATAAGGAGGCGGGGCAGGACGGCGGGCAGCTCCCTACGGCAGAGGTCCCAGTCCCagccccccagctcctgcagaagcGACTCAGGATCTGCTTGAGACATGGCGCAAGCTCCATTCACCTCAGGACAGGGCGGCGGGAAATGAAATTACCTCCGCTATCCCAGCATCCTCCGCGCTCGCCCTGCCCCCTTTATCTTCCGCGGGCGCGCATGCGCTCAGCGTACGCGGAAGCCTATCCACGTGGGGTAAGCGGCGGGGACTGCGGGTAGGGGTCGGTGTGGGTATGGGGGCCAGGGACTCTGCGAGGGAACACGGGGTGGATAAACTGGGCAGAATCCTCCTGCATGCTTCAGCCGGGGTGCACGGAACGGAAGCTGGGCCTTAACAACCTCTGCCTATACCCACATTACATCAGAGATGTGGTCACTGGTAACTTCTTATACATTTCAGTGTTTGGaaggtggtttggtttgtttggtttgtttggtttgttttgttgggtttttttaaatgaaatttgttTGTACTACTACTTGGCAGTTTAATGATACGTAGAACTATTTATTTCCAGATGTAATTCACCCGATCATTGGCAAAACATCCGAGATTCTACCTGCAGAGCACTCTTCCCCATAGCAGTAACTGCGTAAAAACATCctctgcagaaaaacagaagaaaaataatgttggtTTGTATCAGCGTTGCTTTTAGATGACTGTTTCTGGCTGTAATAAACTAAGCTGACTGctgtttttgttactgctgttcctgaaaatggcttttcgatttaatttttctattgATGAATATGACAACAATGAAGCAGACACTCATGATAAGATGGACTTACAGCTGCACTCTTCGAAACACAAGCAGAAATCCACAGAAAAAACTAGGCAATCTGCTGATGCTGTAGGAGACCCCAGCCCAAGGCTGGGCACCAATAATCACCAAGATGAGAAACCATCACAACAAAAAAGGTGCTTTAAAGTTGCCAAGGAGCATCACATACCTGAAGATCTCAACAAAGTACTGGAAAATAAAGTCATGGAAACAGTATCAGGCCTGTATTACGTAAACATGTCTGCAGTGGAAATTACATGCTCGGGTAATGCTGACGAAGAAGGCATTGTGTCTAAAAGTGTTTCTTCTCATTCTGATCTCATCCCAGGAGTCTATGAGGGAGGACTGAAAATTTGGGAATGCACCTTTGATCTTATAGACTACTTTTCCGAGGCTGAAATACAATTCACCAACAAGACCGTATTGGATCTTGGCTGCGGGGCTGGTCTGCTGGGAATAGTTGCTTTAAAGGGTAAAGCTGAAAAAGTCCATTTTCAGGACTACAACAGCACAGTGATTGACAAAATAACCATGCCTAATGCAGTGGCTAACTGCATAAGGACAGGCAGCAGAGATGACACTAAAACTAGCCAGCCTCCTTCAAAGAGGCCCAAGAAAGCAGAGCATCTACCTGATGTGCTCACTagatgcagatttttttctggagagTGGTCTGAAGTCAGCCGGCTCCTGTTAAGCAGCAAGAAACCCTTTTCAAAGTACGATGTAATACTCACATCTGAGACTATCTATAATCCTGACTACTACGGTGCTTTGCATGACACACTGGCTCAGCTCTTGGATAAAAATGGCCGGGTGTATTTGGCAAGCAAAGAACAT from Lathamus discolor isolate bLatDis1 chromosome 3, bLatDis1.hap1, whole genome shotgun sequence encodes the following:
- the METTL18 gene encoding histidine protein methyltransferase 1 homolog — translated: MAFRFNFSIDEYDNNEADTHDKMDLQLHSSKHKQKSTEKTRQSADAVGDPSPRLGTNNHQDEKPSQQKRCFKVAKEHHIPEDLNKVLENKVMETVSGLYYVNMSAVEITCSGNADEEGIVSKSVSSHSDLIPGVYEGGLKIWECTFDLIDYFSEAEIQFTNKTVLDLGCGAGLLGIVALKGKAEKVHFQDYNSTVIDKITMPNAVANCIRTGSRDDTKTSQPPSKRPKKAEHLPDVLTRCRFFSGEWSEVSRLLLSSKKPFSKYDVILTSETIYNPDYYGALHDTLAQLLDKNGRVYLASKEHYFGVGGGIPLFEKFIEERNVFKTTIVKTIDKGLQRCIMEMGFKEYS